In a single window of the Acetivibrio clariflavus DSM 19732 genome:
- a CDS encoding SH3 domain-containing C40 family peptidase, producing the protein MRKAKIGLLLHILIIIAYIFSGCNFSQKVNLDVSQEEIEAVINERYIDKAVTIDTVVDVFMEADINSERITQCLFNQLVTIIEEKDSWVKVETGDGSIGWLRSKFIDRDCTSVKKELYTERIVITGIKKPVYTNYGGGATLKEVSMGTELFVKGKKKNYYEVAVPGNLTGWVESKNTILIDADEPIHITSAEDFADTAVKFKDIQYLMGGTSAWEGIDGSGLVYISAKINGINLPRSAAEQFEFIEDEIENVENIKKGDLLFFSTNENLEDIADIGVYVGNDSFIYANKSKGRIEVAQLHSDYFIKRMKGIKRIFSE; encoded by the coding sequence TTGAGGAAAGCAAAGATTGGTTTATTATTGCATATATTGATAATAATTGCATATATATTTTCCGGATGTAATTTCAGCCAAAAAGTTAACTTGGATGTGTCACAGGAAGAAATTGAAGCTGTTATTAACGAAAGATATATAGATAAAGCTGTCACAATCGATACCGTTGTAGATGTTTTTATGGAAGCCGATATTAATTCTGAAAGGATAACCCAATGCCTGTTTAACCAACTGGTTACTATCATTGAGGAGAAAGATAGCTGGGTTAAAGTAGAAACTGGTGATGGAAGTATAGGATGGCTGCGTTCAAAATTTATAGACAGGGATTGTACAAGTGTAAAAAAAGAGCTTTATACCGAGAGGATAGTTATAACAGGCATTAAAAAGCCTGTTTATACCAATTATGGAGGAGGCGCCACTTTAAAGGAAGTCTCAATGGGGACTGAGCTTTTTGTAAAGGGTAAAAAGAAAAATTATTATGAAGTTGCAGTACCCGGAAATCTTACCGGTTGGGTTGAAAGTAAGAATACTATTCTAATTGATGCGGATGAGCCAATTCACATAACTTCAGCTGAAGATTTTGCCGATACTGCTGTGAAGTTTAAAGATATTCAATATTTGATGGGAGGAACCAGTGCCTGGGAAGGTATCGACGGATCGGGACTGGTATATATAAGTGCAAAGATAAATGGCATCAATTTACCGAGAAGTGCTGCAGAGCAGTTCGAATTTATTGAAGATGAGATTGAAAACGTAGAGAATATAAAGAAAGGCGATTTATTGTTCTTCAGCACAAATGAAAATTTGGAGGATATAGCAGATATCGGCGTTTATGTCGGGAATGACAGCTTCATATATGCAAACAAGTCAAAGGGACGGATTGAAGTTGCTCAATTGCATTCCGATTATTTTATAAAAAGGATGAAGGGAATAAAACGAATTTTTTCAGAATAA
- a CDS encoding endo-1,4-beta-xylanase, with translation MLENNQNCLQHRMGTTTIKLVAADGSPLANKEVTVKQTKHKFLFGCAEFTSVPYANNKFEGKQKEKIEERYEKFFDLFNFVTLPFYWGKFEPVKGKPDTESLKNAAKWLQTKGVELKGHPLCWHTETAPWLLDMSNSEIFSTQIKRIHRDVTDFKGLIDMWDVINEVVIMPIFDKYDNGITRICKDMGRIKLVREVFKAARESNPNATLLINDFETSESYDILIEGLLESGVHIDAIGIQSHMHQGYWGVEKTQEILERFSRFKLPIHFTENTLVSGHLMPPEIVDLNDYQIPEWPSTPEGEERQAQEAVTHYKTLFSHPLVEAITWWDFVDGGWLKAPSGFITQDNRVKPIYHALHDLIKNQWWTKPMDLISDENGLVNVSGFLGEYEVTFDGKSKSFCLDNNNETVTISA, from the coding sequence ATGTTAGAAAACAATCAAAACTGTCTTCAACACCGCATGGGAACCACCACAATAAAACTTGTTGCTGCAGATGGATCGCCTCTTGCAAATAAAGAGGTAACAGTTAAGCAAACAAAACATAAATTTCTTTTTGGATGTGCAGAATTCACTTCTGTTCCTTATGCAAACAATAAGTTCGAAGGTAAGCAAAAAGAAAAAATTGAAGAACGTTATGAAAAATTCTTTGATTTATTTAATTTTGTGACTTTGCCCTTTTATTGGGGAAAGTTTGAGCCCGTAAAAGGCAAACCGGATACGGAAAGTTTAAAGAATGCAGCAAAGTGGTTACAAACAAAAGGCGTAGAGTTGAAAGGTCACCCCCTATGCTGGCATACAGAAACAGCACCATGGCTTCTTGATATGAGCAATTCTGAAATCTTCTCCACTCAAATAAAGCGAATTCATCGTGATGTGACCGACTTTAAAGGTCTGATTGATATGTGGGATGTAATAAACGAAGTAGTTATTATGCCTATATTTGATAAATACGATAACGGAATTACCCGTATCTGTAAAGATATGGGCAGAATAAAACTTGTTCGGGAAGTATTTAAAGCAGCAAGAGAGTCCAATCCTAATGCGACACTGCTTATAAACGATTTTGAAACTTCTGAATCTTATGATATTTTAATTGAAGGATTGTTAGAATCGGGTGTTCACATTGATGCTATAGGAATTCAATCCCATATGCACCAGGGTTATTGGGGAGTTGAAAAAACTCAGGAAATCCTTGAAAGATTTTCGCGCTTCAAGCTTCCTATTCATTTCACTGAAAATACATTAGTATCTGGACATCTTATGCCTCCGGAAATCGTGGACCTTAACGATTATCAGATACCCGAATGGCCTTCAACTCCAGAAGGTGAAGAACGCCAGGCACAGGAAGCAGTTACACATTATAAAACCCTCTTTAGCCATCCATTGGTTGAAGCTATTACATGGTGGGATTTTGTGGATGGTGGCTGGCTTAAGGCTCCTTCAGGTTTCATTACTCAGGATAACAGAGTAAAACCTATATACCATGCACTCCACGACCTGATAAAAAATCAGTGGTGGACAAAACCGATGGACCTTATCAGCGATGAAAACGGTCTTGTAAATGTTTCCGGATTCTTAGGTGAATATGAAGTTACTTTTGACGGAAAGAGCAAAAGCTTCTGTCTTGATAATAACAATGAAACTGTCACTATAAGCGCATAG
- a CDS encoding BatD family protein, with translation MTGRKYKSIFLLLIIFAFILAPSIRILAKDPQFLLNIDSSKLQKGQSTRLTLSMVNARGAKLSQIIGLENFDVLSTNQSTSTQIINGDMTYENSIIYVIMPKNIGQFTLEGIVEYNGNTYKTNQLNINVSEAEDLPQENISDLFVKTVLSDSEVYLGQKSVLTYVLYSRYNIEGCRFMDNIEIDGFMINDVTEDKLKGEYVYLEGKKYAKYEVKKTYLTPIKPGTFTIPEYNLQVNISTRISIFSDTEYLKTDAKQLTVKPLPENKPADFSGLVGELNLQSEYSRLEVPYGDSLTLKVTASGSCDLSVLDKITKNGINGFTVYETEKNMEEGINDNKYWSKKEYEIILVPEKSGEIKIDPIYISYFDTKSGTYKQAEIPGTTITVTGNAPQSQMQVQNNTAPTIAEKVVIDRISYIPKDEGYLILKLKKSHIIITFILFAILAIFIVLSVLLTKYFNHRDKRLSEMYKQIGRSKDKNEFYDILNNMIKYRFNLSIKASPKDLIKTELAKYNLSDPVIEIIDYIENGKNNTIEANSYLKGKMKELYKKIIKI, from the coding sequence ATGACTGGTAGAAAATATAAGAGCATCTTCTTATTGCTAATAATATTTGCATTTATTTTAGCTCCAAGCATCAGGATACTGGCAAAAGATCCCCAGTTCCTTTTAAATATTGACAGTTCAAAACTTCAAAAGGGGCAAAGTACCAGACTGACGCTTTCAATGGTAAACGCCAGGGGTGCAAAATTATCGCAGATTATAGGTCTTGAGAATTTTGATGTTTTGTCCACCAATCAATCCACATCCACCCAAATCATTAACGGAGATATGACCTATGAAAACAGTATTATTTATGTTATAATGCCAAAAAATATCGGACAGTTTACATTGGAAGGAATTGTAGAATATAATGGCAATACCTATAAAACAAACCAACTTAATATAAACGTAAGCGAAGCCGAAGATCTTCCTCAGGAAAATATTTCAGACTTGTTTGTTAAAACTGTTTTATCCGATAGCGAAGTTTACTTAGGTCAAAAATCAGTTCTTACCTATGTGCTTTATTCACGCTATAACATTGAAGGTTGCAGATTCATGGATAATATTGAAATTGACGGATTTATGATAAATGATGTGACTGAGGACAAGTTAAAAGGAGAGTATGTCTATCTTGAAGGTAAAAAATATGCCAAATATGAAGTAAAGAAGACCTATCTCACTCCAATAAAACCAGGCACTTTTACAATACCAGAATACAATTTACAAGTAAATATCTCGACAAGAATAAGTATTTTCAGCGATACAGAATATTTGAAAACTGATGCTAAACAATTGACAGTTAAACCCTTACCGGAAAACAAACCTGCTGACTTTTCCGGTCTGGTGGGTGAACTTAATTTACAATCGGAGTACAGTAGACTGGAAGTCCCCTATGGTGATTCCCTTACTCTAAAAGTAACTGCTTCCGGAAGCTGCGATCTTTCTGTATTGGACAAAATAACTAAAAACGGCATCAATGGCTTTACCGTCTATGAAACTGAAAAAAACATGGAAGAAGGTATAAATGACAATAAATACTGGTCCAAAAAAGAATACGAGATAATATTGGTTCCAGAAAAAAGTGGCGAAATAAAAATTGACCCAATTTATATCTCCTACTTTGATACAAAATCAGGTACCTACAAACAAGCAGAAATCCCAGGAACAACAATAACTGTGACAGGAAATGCACCGCAGTCACAGATGCAAGTACAAAATAACACTGCACCAACTATAGCTGAAAAAGTTGTCATAGACCGTATAAGCTATATCCCTAAAGATGAAGGATATCTCATCCTTAAGCTAAAAAAGAGCCATATAATCATTACATTTATTTTATTTGCTATTCTCGCAATTTTTATTGTTTTATCTGTACTTTTGACCAAGTATTTCAATCACCGGGATAAAAGGTTGTCGGAAATGTATAAACAGATAGGCAGGTCAAAAGATAAAAATGAATTTTACGATATTTTGAACAATATGATCAAATATCGCTTCAATTTAAGTATAAAAGCAAGTCCGAAGGACTTAATTAAAACTGAACTTGCTAAGTATAATCTATCCGATCCTGTTATAGAAATAATAGATTATATTGAAAACGGAAAAAATAATACCATAGAGGCAAATTCTTATTTAAAAGGTAAGATGAAAGAACTGTATAAGAAAATTATAAAAATTTAG
- a CDS encoding tetratricopeptide repeat protein encodes MKIVSIVTGLLITALMILFFTGQISFDGSINEIIKNGNKEYDTKNYQQALETYQKGLDKHPNDAKLNYNSGQALYQLAGYDEAINYYAKADNTPDKYINSGNCSVKLAESTDDPVQKQLLYQQALETYKEGIIAFPQNIPLKYNYEYVKSKLDELKEQQNNEQQNENENQENEEDKNNNQNQQGNNSQQDDNQNKQDENQEQNQQNRQSPESNPNEDSEQKNTEKNQQPSQDKETTGQDEAQKDNKEQNSRSMDESDSSDPEQNDSNIAQILRMLEKQEEQSLKNNQEIRRSTKEDEYDW; translated from the coding sequence GTGAAAATTGTTTCTATTGTAACAGGATTATTGATTACTGCCCTTATGATATTATTTTTTACGGGACAGATAAGTTTTGACGGCAGCATAAATGAAATTATAAAAAACGGAAATAAAGAATATGATACAAAGAACTATCAGCAAGCTCTTGAAACATACCAAAAGGGTTTAGATAAACATCCTAATGATGCAAAACTAAACTACAATTCGGGTCAAGCCTTGTATCAATTAGCCGGATATGATGAAGCAATCAATTACTATGCAAAAGCCGACAATACTCCGGATAAATATATAAATTCAGGAAATTGCAGCGTGAAACTTGCTGAATCCACCGATGACCCTGTTCAAAAACAGCTGTTATATCAGCAAGCTCTTGAAACATACAAAGAGGGAATAATTGCTTTCCCCCAAAATATACCTTTAAAATACAATTATGAATATGTAAAAAGCAAACTTGACGAGTTGAAAGAACAGCAAAATAATGAACAGCAGAATGAAAATGAAAACCAGGAAAACGAAGAAGATAAAAATAATAACCAAAACCAGCAAGGCAATAATTCGCAGCAAGACGACAATCAAAACAAACAAGATGAGAATCAAGAGCAAAATCAGCAAAACCGGCAGTCTCCAGAGAGTAATCCCAATGAAGACTCAGAGCAAAAAAATACTGAGAAAAATCAACAGCCTTCACAGGATAAAGAAACTACAGGGCAAGATGAGGCGCAAAAAGATAACAAAGAGCAAAACTCACGTTCAATGGATGAATCGGATTCTTCCGATCCAGAACAAAACGACAGTAATATTGCCCAAATACTAAGAATGTTAGAAAAACAAGAGGAACAAAGCTTGAAAAACAACCAGGAGATAAGAAGAAGTACAAAGGAGGATGAATATGACTGGTAG
- a CDS encoding VWA domain-containing protein — MDLLEFRYPFNIIFAVLPLACCVLLFLGSKKKERILNRLNTKTVSKYRILRSVLSVLGLGLILISLLGPQSLIGVTKVHKEGLDIYFLIDTSNSMLVEDVKPNRISMAKNIIESIIDKLEGDRIGFIPFSSAAYIQMPLTDDYQLARMFLEVIDTDMIGGGGTNIGTALNLAQKSFNNTSSADRVVIILSDGEEHNSNSLNVLKSISDDRLKVFTIGIGTEKGGLVPDFDPSGAKKTGYKKDKNGEFVMSKLEADTLKDIASAGNGAYYQASLGSGEISSLTKKISSLKRDNYSENEIKRYKQLYQYFLGPGILMFLIAYLIPERRVLT, encoded by the coding sequence TTGGATCTATTGGAGTTTAGATATCCTTTTAACATAATATTTGCCGTGCTGCCTTTAGCCTGCTGTGTTCTCCTCTTTTTAGGCAGCAAAAAAAAAGAAAGAATATTGAACAGACTTAATACAAAAACTGTAAGCAAATACAGAATTTTGCGTTCTGTATTATCGGTTTTGGGATTAGGGTTAATTCTAATCTCCCTATTGGGGCCCCAGAGTTTAATTGGTGTCACCAAGGTGCACAAGGAAGGTCTTGACATCTATTTTCTGATAGATACTTCCAACAGCATGCTGGTGGAAGATGTAAAACCCAACAGAATCAGCATGGCCAAAAACATTATTGAAAGCATAATAGATAAACTTGAAGGGGATAGAATTGGCTTTATTCCCTTCTCCTCGGCAGCCTACATACAAATGCCTTTAACCGACGATTACCAGCTTGCCCGTATGTTTCTTGAGGTAATTGACACAGATATGATTGGAGGAGGCGGTACAAACATCGGTACTGCGCTAAATCTCGCACAAAAGTCATTCAATAATACATCTAGCGCTGATAGAGTTGTAATTATATTGAGTGATGGTGAAGAACACAACTCGAACAGTTTAAATGTATTAAAGTCAATCAGTGATGACCGTTTAAAAGTGTTTACAATAGGTATCGGTACAGAAAAAGGAGGTCTCGTTCCAGATTTTGACCCTTCCGGTGCTAAGAAAACCGGCTATAAAAAAGACAAAAACGGAGAGTTCGTTATGTCAAAATTAGAAGCTGATACTTTAAAGGATATAGCTTCCGCCGGCAATGGAGCATACTACCAAGCCTCACTTGGCAGTGGAGAGATATCTTCCCTAACCAAAAAAATATCCTCTTTAAAAAGAGATAATTATAGCGAAAATGAAATAAAAAGATATAAACAGCTTTATCAATACTTTTTAGGTCCGGGAATATTGATGTTTCTGATTGCCTATCTTATTCCCGAAAGGAGGGTCTTAACGTGA